The sequence below is a genomic window from Myxococcales bacterium.
GTGAGACGGTGGCGGTGCGGCTGTTCAAGGAGCTCCGACAAGAGTGCCAGGTGGTCTCCGCCAAGCGCGCTCTCGATCGCATCCTGAAGGACGAGGTGCGCCACCGCGATTTCGGCTGGGCGCTGCTCGAGTGGCTCAGCGAGAGTCCGCTCGGCCCGGAGCTCGTCGAGCTCGCCGACCGGGAGTTGCCGCGCATGTTCAGCCGCATCCGCGGCGCCTACGCCCCCTGGGCCGCGCGCGACGAACAGCAGATCCCGGATGCCGACAGGGCCTGGGGGTTGATGCCGGCGGGCTGGTACGCGCGCGTCCTCGATGACACACTCAGCCGCGACTACGTGCCGCGCTTTGCTCGGCACGGAATCGACGCTCAGCGCGCTTGGGCCGCGAGTCGCTGAATGCCCGAGGGGCGGAGAAGAGCAGCGCGGGCGCAGAGAATGGGCACACTCCCCAGGCTCAGCGAAGTGCTCTAGACTCGGGCGATGTATTCGCGCCTGAGCTTGTTCTCCGTGCTCTCGCTGGTTGCCCTGGCGGCCAGCTGTTCGTCCGATGATGAGAGCAAGAAGTCCGGGACCGGCGGCACCGGCACCGGGGGCAGCACTACCGGCGGCAGCGGCGGCAGCAGCAGCGGCGGCGTCGGCGCGTCCGGAGGTCAGGGCGGCGCCACGGGCGGCGCGGCCGGGAGCAGTGGAGGCGCTGGCGGAGTCAGCGGCGCATCGGGCGGTGGCGGCGTCACGAGTGACGGAGGCATCCCCGACAAACTCTCGGCCACCGGGCTCTACTCGGACACGGCCAAGGGCACCCTGGCGACGGGTGTGAAGGAGTACACGCCGCGCTTCGTGCTGTGGACCGACGGCGCGGCCAAGAAGCGCTGGGTGTACCTGCCCGCCGGGGCCAAGATCGACACGAGTGACATGGACTACTGGGTCTACCCGGTGGGCACCAAGCTGTGGAAGGAGTTCTCACGCAACAGCGTCCGCGTCGAGACGCGGCTGCTCCACAAGGTCTCCGACTCCGAGTGGCAGATGATGGCCTACCAGTGGAACAGCGCGCAGACGGACGCCGACGCGGTGCCTGCCGGGGTGAAGAACGCCTCCGGCACTCCCCACGACATTCCCTCGACCGACGACTGCACGAACTGCCACGGCAAGCTGAAGGACCGCGCGGCGTCGTTCACCGCCATCCAGCTCTCGCACAATAACGCCGGTGAGAACCTCACCAGCCTGATCTCCGCGGGCCGTCTCACCAACAATCCCAGCGGGAACTTCGTGGTGCCGGGCTCGGCGGCGGACCAAGCGGGCCTCGGCTACCTGCACGCCAACTGCGGCATCTGCCACAACGACACCAGCTTCGTCTTC
It includes:
- a CDS encoding ferritin-like domain-containing protein → MAAKKSESRARRAKPAASDRTRIEWLRRIEAEYRSASFTQHLVLWLIQIGASPDLIRDGLRIVNDEMVHAELSHGVYTAAGGTEPPHIDRETLSLRRTPGEPLEHDVLRYGVDIFCLGETVAVRLFKELRQECQVVSAKRALDRILKDEVRHRDFGWALLEWLSESPLGPELVELADRELPRMFSRIRGAYAPWAARDEQQIPDADRAWGLMPAGWYARVLDDTLSRDYVPRFARHGIDAQRAWAASR